In one window of Nicotiana tabacum cultivar K326 chromosome 12, ASM71507v2, whole genome shotgun sequence DNA:
- the LOC107792496 gene encoding uncharacterized protein LOC107792496 isoform X3, with amino-acid sequence MANDMETLGILDEIQALVSDKLQVVSYKWLSRNFLVSSDSAKRLLQEFVEKQGNDFEVVYSLSGWLKTSPSTYHIRLVSAPNLAEAKKEFSDDCSVQVYSVQACIPKDPVALWNAEFVQAEELFRLPLSVDNCLLDNRFCGVSNPFVKRNGGGTIPSTTTVPQVKSAALGLRKSNSTALAQPDQKKVQLPSPSASLPSSHVVDTKSESRGTSGPGQGSKLAAEKDKVAQLPAAKKAVQSDKSSAKNGGALANMWGRVSTKPKADSVAAATSDATPNPAGNAAQICTPEGVEDRVSDDDDQQVSIRRTSNGEGNRKRRVIFDFSDEEDEFKDAVNLASPDPPKQKSILGSKQSPSTLELEKQEVKKAKEAGTKNHEREREPLPTSESEKSKLSSSEMISEHASLKNATIKDEMADAAPVSPKRRKVLKTRIDERGREVTEVVWEGEDGETNADSNTMKKADNKPVKSTGDRPPMAKKSPALASTAPTRQAD; translated from the exons ATGGCGAATGACAtggaaaccctaggcatcctcgatGAGATTCAAgctcttgtatcagacaaacttCAAGTG GTTTCATACAAGTGGCTGAGTCGTAATTTTCTGGTGTCATCAGATTCTGCAAAGAG GTTGCTTCAGGAATTTGTCGAAAAGCAGGGAAATGATTTTGAGGTGGTCTACAGCTTGTCTGGCTGGTTGAAAACTAGCCCTTCAACCTACCATATAAGACTTGTCTCTGCTCCTAACCTCGCAG AAGCCAAGAAAGAATTTTCGGACGATTGCTCAGTTCAGGTCTATAGTGTGCAAGCTTGCATCCCAAAGGATCCAGTGGCCCTCTGGAATGCTGAATTTGTGCAGGCCGAAGAGCTCTTCAGGCTGCCCCTCTCAGTTGATAATTGTTTGCTTGATAATAG GTTTTGTGGAGTTTCAAATCCTTTCGTCAAGCGCAATGGTGGAGGAACAATTCCAAGCACTACCACTGTTCCTCAAGTGAAAAGTGCAGCATTAGGACTTCGTAAAAGTAACTCTACTGCCCTAGCGCAACCTGATCAGAAAAAGGTTCAACTACCAAGTCCTAGCGCCAGTTTGCCATCTTCGCATGTGGTTGATACCAAAAGTGAGAGTCGTGGCACATCAGGTCCTGGACAGGGTAGTAAGCTTGCTGCAGAAAAAGACAAAGTTGCTCAACTGCCGGCTGCTAAGAAGGCAGTTCAGTCTGACAAAAGTTCTGCTAAAAATGGCGGGGCATTGGCTAATATGTGGGGTCGTGTATCCACAAAGCCAAAAGCCGACAGTGTTGCAGCTGCTACCAGTGATGCCACACCAAATCCTGCTG GTAATGCGGCTCAAATATGTACTCCGGAAGGAGTAGAAGATAGGGTCAGCGATGATGATGATCAACAAGTCAGCATCAGGAGAACATCAAATGGTGAGGGAAATAGAAAGAGGAGggtaatttttgatttttcggatgaagaagatgaattCAAGGATGCCGTCAACCTAGCATCACCTGATCCTCCAAAGCAGAAATCGATTTTAGGATCAAAACAAAGTCCTAGTACTCTAGAACTGGAAAAGCAGGAAGTCAAGAAGGCAAAGGAGGCTGGCACCAAGAATCATGAACGAGAAAGAGAACCTTTACCTACCAGCGAATCGGAGAAGTCTAAGTTGTCCTCTTCAGAGATGATTTCAGAACATGCCAGTCTTAAGAATGCAACTATAAAGGATGAAATGGCAGATGCTGCTCCAGTTTCCCCTAAAAGGAGAAAAGTATTGAAGACACGAATTGACGAACGTGGAAGAGAAG TGACCGAGGTTGTTTGGGAGGGTGAAGATGGAGAAACAAATGCTGACAGTAATACAATGAAGAAAGCTGACAACAAACCAGTTAAAAGTACTGGTGACAG
- the LOC107792496 gene encoding uncharacterized protein LOC107792496 isoform X2, whose translation MANDMETLGILDEIQALVSDKLQVVSYKWLSRNFLVSSDSAKRLLQEFVEKQGNDFEVVYSLSGWLKTSPSTYHIRLVSAPNLAAKKEFSDDCSVQVYSVQACIPKDPVALWNAEFVQAEELFRLPLSVDNCLLDNRFCGVSNPFVKRNGGGTIPSTTTVPQVKSAALGLRKSNSTALAQPDQKKVQLPSPSASLPSSHVVDTKSESRGTSGPGQGSKLAAEKDKVAQLPAAKKAVQSDKSSAKNGGALANMWGRVSTKPKADSVAAATSDATPNPAGNAAQICTPEGVEDRVSDDDDQQVSIRRTSNGEGNRKRRVIFDFSDEEDEFKDAVNLASPDPPKQKSILGSKQSPSTLELEKQEVKKAKEAGTKNHEREREPLPTSESEKSKLSSSEMISEHASLKNATIKDEMADAAPVSPKRRKVLKTRIDERGREVTEVVWEGEDGETNADSNTMKKADNKPVKSTGDRPPMAKKSPALASTAPTRQAGKEGNKKTGNKDPKQGNILSFFKKA comes from the exons ATGGCGAATGACAtggaaaccctaggcatcctcgatGAGATTCAAgctcttgtatcagacaaacttCAAGTG GTTTCATACAAGTGGCTGAGTCGTAATTTTCTGGTGTCATCAGATTCTGCAAAGAG GTTGCTTCAGGAATTTGTCGAAAAGCAGGGAAATGATTTTGAGGTGGTCTACAGCTTGTCTGGCTGGTTGAAAACTAGCCCTTCAACCTACCATATAAGACTTGTCTCTGCTCCTAACCTCGCAG CCAAGAAAGAATTTTCGGACGATTGCTCAGTTCAGGTCTATAGTGTGCAAGCTTGCATCCCAAAGGATCCAGTGGCCCTCTGGAATGCTGAATTTGTGCAGGCCGAAGAGCTCTTCAGGCTGCCCCTCTCAGTTGATAATTGTTTGCTTGATAATAG GTTTTGTGGAGTTTCAAATCCTTTCGTCAAGCGCAATGGTGGAGGAACAATTCCAAGCACTACCACTGTTCCTCAAGTGAAAAGTGCAGCATTAGGACTTCGTAAAAGTAACTCTACTGCCCTAGCGCAACCTGATCAGAAAAAGGTTCAACTACCAAGTCCTAGCGCCAGTTTGCCATCTTCGCATGTGGTTGATACCAAAAGTGAGAGTCGTGGCACATCAGGTCCTGGACAGGGTAGTAAGCTTGCTGCAGAAAAAGACAAAGTTGCTCAACTGCCGGCTGCTAAGAAGGCAGTTCAGTCTGACAAAAGTTCTGCTAAAAATGGCGGGGCATTGGCTAATATGTGGGGTCGTGTATCCACAAAGCCAAAAGCCGACAGTGTTGCAGCTGCTACCAGTGATGCCACACCAAATCCTGCTG GTAATGCGGCTCAAATATGTACTCCGGAAGGAGTAGAAGATAGGGTCAGCGATGATGATGATCAACAAGTCAGCATCAGGAGAACATCAAATGGTGAGGGAAATAGAAAGAGGAGggtaatttttgatttttcggatgaagaagatgaattCAAGGATGCCGTCAACCTAGCATCACCTGATCCTCCAAAGCAGAAATCGATTTTAGGATCAAAACAAAGTCCTAGTACTCTAGAACTGGAAAAGCAGGAAGTCAAGAAGGCAAAGGAGGCTGGCACCAAGAATCATGAACGAGAAAGAGAACCTTTACCTACCAGCGAATCGGAGAAGTCTAAGTTGTCCTCTTCAGAGATGATTTCAGAACATGCCAGTCTTAAGAATGCAACTATAAAGGATGAAATGGCAGATGCTGCTCCAGTTTCCCCTAAAAGGAGAAAAGTATTGAAGACACGAATTGACGAACGTGGAAGAGAAG TGACCGAGGTTGTTTGGGAGGGTGAAGATGGAGAAACAAATGCTGACAGTAATACAATGAAGAAAGCTGACAACAAACCAGTTAAAAGTACTGGTGACAG
- the LOC107792496 gene encoding uncharacterized protein LOC107792496 isoform X1 translates to MANDMETLGILDEIQALVSDKLQVVSYKWLSRNFLVSSDSAKRLLQEFVEKQGNDFEVVYSLSGWLKTSPSTYHIRLVSAPNLAEAKKEFSDDCSVQVYSVQACIPKDPVALWNAEFVQAEELFRLPLSVDNCLLDNRFCGVSNPFVKRNGGGTIPSTTTVPQVKSAALGLRKSNSTALAQPDQKKVQLPSPSASLPSSHVVDTKSESRGTSGPGQGSKLAAEKDKVAQLPAAKKAVQSDKSSAKNGGALANMWGRVSTKPKADSVAAATSDATPNPAGNAAQICTPEGVEDRVSDDDDQQVSIRRTSNGEGNRKRRVIFDFSDEEDEFKDAVNLASPDPPKQKSILGSKQSPSTLELEKQEVKKAKEAGTKNHEREREPLPTSESEKSKLSSSEMISEHASLKNATIKDEMADAAPVSPKRRKVLKTRIDERGREVTEVVWEGEDGETNADSNTMKKADNKPVKSTGDRPPMAKKSPALASTAPTRQAGKEGNKKTGNKDPKQGNILSFFKKA, encoded by the exons ATGGCGAATGACAtggaaaccctaggcatcctcgatGAGATTCAAgctcttgtatcagacaaacttCAAGTG GTTTCATACAAGTGGCTGAGTCGTAATTTTCTGGTGTCATCAGATTCTGCAAAGAG GTTGCTTCAGGAATTTGTCGAAAAGCAGGGAAATGATTTTGAGGTGGTCTACAGCTTGTCTGGCTGGTTGAAAACTAGCCCTTCAACCTACCATATAAGACTTGTCTCTGCTCCTAACCTCGCAG AAGCCAAGAAAGAATTTTCGGACGATTGCTCAGTTCAGGTCTATAGTGTGCAAGCTTGCATCCCAAAGGATCCAGTGGCCCTCTGGAATGCTGAATTTGTGCAGGCCGAAGAGCTCTTCAGGCTGCCCCTCTCAGTTGATAATTGTTTGCTTGATAATAG GTTTTGTGGAGTTTCAAATCCTTTCGTCAAGCGCAATGGTGGAGGAACAATTCCAAGCACTACCACTGTTCCTCAAGTGAAAAGTGCAGCATTAGGACTTCGTAAAAGTAACTCTACTGCCCTAGCGCAACCTGATCAGAAAAAGGTTCAACTACCAAGTCCTAGCGCCAGTTTGCCATCTTCGCATGTGGTTGATACCAAAAGTGAGAGTCGTGGCACATCAGGTCCTGGACAGGGTAGTAAGCTTGCTGCAGAAAAAGACAAAGTTGCTCAACTGCCGGCTGCTAAGAAGGCAGTTCAGTCTGACAAAAGTTCTGCTAAAAATGGCGGGGCATTGGCTAATATGTGGGGTCGTGTATCCACAAAGCCAAAAGCCGACAGTGTTGCAGCTGCTACCAGTGATGCCACACCAAATCCTGCTG GTAATGCGGCTCAAATATGTACTCCGGAAGGAGTAGAAGATAGGGTCAGCGATGATGATGATCAACAAGTCAGCATCAGGAGAACATCAAATGGTGAGGGAAATAGAAAGAGGAGggtaatttttgatttttcggatgaagaagatgaattCAAGGATGCCGTCAACCTAGCATCACCTGATCCTCCAAAGCAGAAATCGATTTTAGGATCAAAACAAAGTCCTAGTACTCTAGAACTGGAAAAGCAGGAAGTCAAGAAGGCAAAGGAGGCTGGCACCAAGAATCATGAACGAGAAAGAGAACCTTTACCTACCAGCGAATCGGAGAAGTCTAAGTTGTCCTCTTCAGAGATGATTTCAGAACATGCCAGTCTTAAGAATGCAACTATAAAGGATGAAATGGCAGATGCTGCTCCAGTTTCCCCTAAAAGGAGAAAAGTATTGAAGACACGAATTGACGAACGTGGAAGAGAAG TGACCGAGGTTGTTTGGGAGGGTGAAGATGGAGAAACAAATGCTGACAGTAATACAATGAAGAAAGCTGACAACAAACCAGTTAAAAGTACTGGTGACAG
- the LOC107828474 gene encoding gamma-glutamyl hydrolase 2-like precursor (The RefSeq protein has 6 substitutions, 1 non-frameshifting indel compared to this genomic sequence), whose amino-acid sequence MGTYFWISFFTILIQLMTATVKSQQLIESQLNLPSCPGPDPTLNYRPVIGIVSHPGDGASGRLNNGTDVSYIAASYVKFAEMAGARVIPLIYTEPPEILNQKLNLVNGVIFTGGRVKDGLYFEVVKGIFQKVLEKNDAGEHFPLLAICLGFELLTMIISKDNNILEEFSAANQASTVQFVENVKLERTVFGRFPSVLIKKMSTDCLVMQNHHFGISPERLQANKDLCSFFRILTTSTDKKNKVYVSTAQARRYPVTAVQWHPEKNVFEWRSSQIPHTEDAIQVTQHVANYFVSEARKSSNKPAPSKLLDNLIYNYSPSFAGKAGGSFDEVYLFSPRPALSSL is encoded by the exons ATGGGGACCTACTTTTGGATTTCGTTTTTCACAACTCTCATCCAATTAATGGCTACTGTAAAACCCCAGCAGCTAATCGAGTCGCAATTGAATCTCCCTAGCTGTCCTGGACCCGACCCGACACTTAACTACCGGCCGGTCATCGGAATTGTTAGTCATCCCGGCGACGGCGCTTCGGGGCGGCTCAATAACGGCACTGATGTCTCCTACATCGCAGCTTCTTACGTCAAGTTTGCTGAAATGGCTGGTGCTAGAGTTATTCCTCTTATTTATACTGAGCCTCCTGAAATTCTCAATCAA AAACTTAATCTAGTCAATGGCGTTATCTTCACTGGAGGACGGGTCAAGGATGGTCTCTACTTTGAGGTTGTCAAAGGAATATTCCAG AAAGTCTTGGAGAAGAATGATGCGGGTGAGCATTTCCCTCTTCTTGCCATCTGCTTGGGTTTTGAACTTTTAACAATGATCATCTCCAAG GACAATAACATTCTTGAGGAATTCAGTGCAGCAAATCAAGCCTCTACAGTACAATTCATGGAAAATATAAAATTGGAAAGAACAGTTTTTGGAAG GTTCCCCCCTGtgttgataaagaagatgagtaCAGATTGCCTTGTGATGCAAAATCATCAT TTTGGCATATCACCAGAAAGGCTTCAAGCAAATAAAGATTTATGTAGTTTTTTCAGGATATTGACAACTAGTACAGATAAAAAGAACAAG GTCTATGTCTCCACTGCTCAAGCACGACGCTATCCCGTAACTGCTCTCCAGTGGCACCCTGAG AAAAATGTTTTTGAATGGCGCTCATCACAGATTCCACATACCGAGGATGCAATTCAAGTAACTCAACATGTTGCCAACTATTTCGTCAG TGAAGCAAGAAAATCTTCTAACAAGCCAGCGCCTAGCAAATTGCTTGACAACCTCATCTACAATTATAGTCCCTCTTTTGCTGGGAAAGCTGG GGGTAGTTTTGACGAGGTCTACCTCTTCTCTCCGCGTCCCGCCTTGAGCTCTCTGTA